Proteins encoded within one genomic window of Brassica rapa cultivar Chiifu-401-42 chromosome A09, CAAS_Brap_v3.01, whole genome shotgun sequence:
- the LOC103840961 gene encoding inverted formin-2, translating into MVKSIIVIVVAICLLSLPNPTVGSQKKPWPMPSDLANHNGKFGDSKVSWACSESSDPNSPPSPPGSFPTIPNIPGIPNIPQIPIPQIPAIPNIPIPQIPGIPNIPIPQIPEIPNIPIPQFPEIPNIPGLPNIPSLGGSFSPFESVLVSQSSELEKCLTGDKSKGSEKCFSQVFSSWADNDLSLDKECCEIVLNMDKKCNGHLHMMFKSHFFAPLLQYSCHIKHAKKN; encoded by the coding sequence ATGGTGAAGAGCATCATTGTCATCGTAGTAGCTATATGCCTCCTCTCTCTACCAAATCCTACCGTGGGATCACAAAAGAAACCGTGGCCTATGCCGTCCGACCTAGCCAACCACAATGGAAAGTTCGGTGACTCTAAGGTTTCTTGGGCTTGCTCCGAGTCATCCGATCCAAACTCTCCTCCTTCACCCCCTGGCTCGTTCCCCACTATCCCCAACATTCCCGGGATACCAAACATCCCTCAAATCCCTATCCCACAGATTCCAGCGATACCGAACATCCCTATCCCACAGATCCCAGGGATACCGAACATCCCTATCCCACAGATCCCAGAAATACCGAACATCCCTATCCCACAGTTCCCAGAAATACCGAACATCCCTGGTCTACCTAACATTCCTAGTCTAGGAGGATCATTTAGCCCGTTCGAGTCTGTTCTCGTGTCGCAGTCCAGTGAGTTAGAGAAGTGTTTGACTGGTGATAAGTCGAAGGGGTCGGAGAAATGTTTCTCGCAGGTCTTTTCGAGTTGGGCAGATAACGACTTGTCTTTGGACAAAGAGTGTTGTGAGATCGTTTTGAATATGGACAAGAAGTGTAACGGCCATCTTCACATGATGTTCAAGAGCCATTTCTTTGCTCCTCTCCTTCAGTACTCTTGTCACATCAAGCACGCCAAGAAAAACTAA